In Nematostella vectensis chromosome 3, jaNemVect1.1, whole genome shotgun sequence, the genomic window TGTTTGCCTCCCCTATCACTGGCTCGAGGTCGTACTGTCACGGCTGGTTTTATTCTCGTCCGTCTCCCTGGTTTACAGTCATTGGTTGTTGTAGGAATAGCCTTAGTTGAGCCTTCATTTGAGGTTATTATGCCAGCATCATctgaaatacagtgaaatcgTTCATATGTTAAATCTTAGATTAATTTAATATTAATGATTTTCCAGAGAATCTTTATCTTCTTTCCGTTTAAATGCCTTACTTAACTTAGGAAgtaagtgtaaaaaaaaacttcaaaagtTATTAAACATATTGGCTTTATTCTAATACCCAAAGTGTCCCCGTAAAGTTAGTAAATGTTCATTTTATCACAGTGTACGGTACCTTGGCTCTCTGCTGTGCTTGAGCATTTATTTGCATCGTTGGATCTTTCGTCGCTTTCATTATTTTGCTCGCTAGCCGTCGAACTGTTAGTACTTCGTGTGGAAGGTGTTGACCTAGAATTCGACGAACCACTGCTCCTATTTGACCTACCTCTAGGCGCCACATTAGGCCGGAAGCGAGTCCTCATTGCAAAATAGTTCAAACACGTTAATCAATATACCAAAGCTACATGTTATACCACTGTGTAAACGTTATCTAGACGAAAAACTGTGGACTTTGTAAAAATTTTGGCGCTTGTTGTTGAAGGAAAACTTCTCTTGTTCACGACTATCCGCTGACACATATTGAGCTCGTCCCAGTCTCCCTCGTCAAACGTTTTCAAAACGCTTAATTGCATATTTTGGTGCAATAtaccacgggctataggataatttgactccAAAATAAAGTCTAATGTCTTTTTAGTGCTGAATAAAGCACGTATCCCTACTTCAACTGGATTtatttgccttggtttcgcCCCTACAGCGAGCTCTGTCCCACGCGCTTTCGACCTTTCAAACGACGCGCTGTCTAACCGCCGTCAcctggtaaatgagtaactcGACCCCTAAGAGATCACTTGACGTTTTTGGGTGACaagttcaaacaaaataaacacagaattgACTACGCTCGAATCGCCAAAGAACGACGAAAGAATAATATTGAATTCTGTTTTattaataaacaataattatCTGTTGTTGATATGAGCATATTAAAGAGTTTATACGTATTGATTGAAATAAAAAGtagtattttttaaacaaatcaGGCATTATTTTAGCATTTTTTTGGCTATATGCGAGAACTTCTAGTAGAATTAGATGTCAGTTTTAGTAGCATTATCGAGGAAGGCCTCCGGAATTTTCAGTGGGCGCAATGGCGCGCACTTCCCCAGCCACTCGCTATCGCCGAATTTTATTATGGCCTTGCGTTAGAAAAGCAGTGCGGGCGTGTGCTAGCGCTCATAGGGAATATTTTAATGGCGCTTAGTTCTCGCTAATTCGAAAAGGTTTTTGGTGACCTTTGCGATGATACGTGAGGTTTATGTACAAATTTTCCtattagaataaaaaaaaaaacgctgtAAGCTCAAACGGGGAATGgcaaaaagcaaaattcagttcgaaGACTGACATCTGCTAATAGTTATAAACAAGGGAGCAtaaagataagagagggacactttggtattacccgcgcgccatgtcgattccgaatctggctatttttagtaaccaccaccccaccactgcgcgtgagcatttttactcaccctacccccgcgcttttGCATTTaaatcttgttgtttgccgctgtttgaaaccgaaaaaaaaaacctatttgcacaaataccatcgaaaatttcattctcGCATCAAGAATACGGGCAgttgcggtttattaaggggataTAGTAGTACTTcaaggattgcaagatttcaaAAACGAAACGAaacattcaaaatcaagagcggaaaacctagtgcttcaaacaccgttttcgctctaacttgctgcttcttcgtggtttctcaacatttatcttcctaatggtcaaacgaattctgtaaaggttggttctcactcggacgtaagcgcaagcggaACGCACATagttttccgattctcactagACAGTTTggaacattaccatttttggttatatttgataaacaatctgattaaccaatcagagatgagtattcctatgcccagtctcacgcggacaagaaaacaaaatggtggTTCCGTCGAATCGGGAAAATCATGTTGAACGccgctttttaactctctgctagcagtgatttAGTCTTATCTGTTTAAGCAGGGATTTCACTGACTCAGTGCGTCAGATATAtcctatttgtgttgtttctcatcggcaagagacctcatttgcagggttatttttacgacttcaccgaatcgtactgtaatgaacgcggaagggtaagccactgctagcagggtatATGATTGATCGCCACTTATTTAGTTGTACGTTTCATCGAGTCATACAACTGCACAGAATTTCCCTGGATTTATCTTGCTTTCACACTCGAAATGAAGAcactccaagaaaaaaaattagctgggatattgaaactaaaatgaatcttatacagaatggcagcgagtctcattaaaaaataaagctaAATCGTATATGGCCGCGAGTCACTGTTTGTTGTATGCAATTAAAAGACACTACATGAAAGTACtatgtttaaatgtttatatttgatccTGGAATCAATAGATTTGCTATGATCTGTAAATCTCAGGGATGGCAGTCATTATACATTGCTGCAttagtttgctattactcgttGTAAAAAAAGTCATTACCACAAATGCTCACATTATGGCTTTTTAAACATGGATTTTAGAGGGGGCACTTGTTTGAGAGGCTATCTAATGTGCTTATTCAATGAGGGGTGTATGTATACCTCGGTGTTAGAACCCTCTCCAAAGGACTTCATTGTATTCagctctgttttcatcatgattctttttatcaaacaatagaagttttgtgacacaaatcgTGCACAATACACAGGTTTTAACACCAAGGTAGAGCCATTAAGGGGGTATTTCATTGTGTGTGCAGGCAAATGGAAGGCAAAGCCTATAAACTAGGATGAGGAAAAGGCATGGTAAGGGTGCTGACACAGGTTGTGAAGACAAAGTAGACTTGTACCAGGTTTGATTACCAGGCCTTGGAGATTATAGGAGAATGGGAGTGTAGTCATATCCTGGGTACCAGATGCTCCAAGCTTTACTAGagcagatatcatatggaaaatatctattttttcatatttggtgatacttcaggccCACTTTTTTCTCATCAGTCTCTATTATATGTGCAAAGagtctttttttaagaattgaattgaattaatttgatttgataggCAAGTCTGAGAGTTGAAGTTCCCTTTTAAGACTATAGTGATAGTAAGAATTTATATGTTTGGGGTATAGAATTaggtttgggtatttgtttgggaggtaagtttctatgcttggtATATTAGGGACTTTAAGAACCGAGAACGCGGCGGGTCTAGGACGCGACCGGAAgtgtttttttcacattttgcCCAACAGCGCATGCGCATGAAGTTCTCTCTTCTTGGCGGGAACGCGACGAATCGAGTTTTGAAGTGCTGTAGAAAACGTGAGTATTCAGCGATACTTTTAATAGAAAGGAAGCGTattccaaatattttttcattatgTATGTGAAGTTTATTGCTTTTTCTAGAGGTAGAGGTTTTACAGAAGTCAAGGGAATCGatttttgattaaaaatgaacgttttttttcttagcagGTGTGTTCAACCATGGCATCAAACGTGCGAGATGCAAAGGACAAATCTTTAAAGTATGTCATCTCATTATCTTTGAATCTATAGTGTATTTTCTATGTTCTTCTGTCATAACTTCTCGTGGATTTCTAATTAACGTAGGTTATACTGTTTAGCTTATTACATAACGGAGCGTAAAATACCCATTTGAAAAGccatcctttttttataagtaagatattttaaagtttaatTAACTTAAGTAAAGTAAATTTTTTATCGGGTCTACCAGACTAATTTTATCGGAAAATAACTTCTATTTATACGTGAATGTACTGAAGTTTTGGGTtctgattttgttgttttacctTGATTCAATTTGTcaataatttgtaaaaaaaggttCAAGCATGTTGTCAACACTCATGTGCAACACTGATAGATTGGACAAAAAAGTTTAcactttattttgcttttatttaattatctaAATTTTATCATCATGGCCCACATTAATTGAAAGCTTAAATATGTATTTAGATCTATCTTTATTGTCTTGcaaactttgttttcatttttctcaGTCATATTTGATTGTGTTTGGAAAGTCACACAAGTTCGCTGTAGggctttttattcaatattttaaaatattgaataaaatgatgtttttaaatattttttgaatattttttgtttttaaatattgaataaaatgaTAATGTTTAAAAACATTCTATCAGGGATATAATGGTGTGCATGTTgcaataacaattttttttacacagcaATGTGATCATGTACTGGTCGACTGTCACAGACAAAGAAGAGAGATTTCAGAGAGGGTGATGTGGATGTAAAACCTAAGCGACAAAGAAGGAAGGGAGGAGATGCAATTGAGTTTTTGAAAGAGAGAGCTGACAAAAACAGTGAACTTAGAGAAAAGGAGCTCAAcatgaaaaaggaaatgcaacaacaacaactacaattGCAGCAAAAGAATACAGAAATGATGCAAGCTATGgtacagcaacagcaacaacaacagcagcaacaacccCAGCAGCAACAACCCCAGCAGCAACAACTCCAGCAGCAACAACTCCAGCAGCAGCAACtccagcagcaacaacaacagcagcaacaactccagcagcaacaaccccaacagcaacaacaacagcagcaacaacccCAGCAGCAACAACCCCAGCAGCAACAACTCCAGCAGCAGCAACTCCAGCAGCAACAACTCCAGCAGCAGCAACTCCAGCAGCAACAAATGCTCATGATGCAACAGTTCATAGGAGTAATGGGGAAAATGTTGAACAAATAAGTATTTGATATATGACATGAAGAAACTGTTTACTTTCtagtttttaaattttacaaGAGCATAGTTACCTGTTTTACAATAAATGCACTGTATTGTATGAGAAGGTGATATTTAGacatattttttgcaaatttaatttattcatCTGAGTCAAATATCAAGATACAAGAACCTATTTTGAGAAACCTTGGTAGCTTAAATTTTCttgaattataaaaaaaaaactatttaggCTAAATTGAAAAATTCAGGTTCTTATGCGCGGGGAACTACTGTACAGTATAGTGTCTATTTGTGCTTGATTTGcacaaaaatgttatttttatttaaaaacaaaagttaaaatttttattatcatacAAGATTATATATCTTTAAATACATTTTGTATAAAACATAGTATATTTTACAGCAAATGTTTCTATTTTTCACTGTTAACAATTACATATGCACCATTCTAAAAGTGATGTGCAcatttttgttgtgttgttttgttgccCCACCCATCACTTGTTTAAATAGTTTGTCACTGTACTACCTGCATTATACAAACTCAATTtgattgtttattttctttagttGAAATAGTCAACCAGTGTAGGAGGATCAAGTCCAAAATATTCAGAGGTTGTGTTGGAGTAAAGGCATGTTAAGCCATTTCTCAGAAGGGCACAGACCATGTACATCTTTCCAACATCACTGAGTCCAATCTTGAGATTTTTCTTGAAGTCAAGAAATTTGAAATAGTTTATAATGTCAGCAAAGAGCCATTCAACTGAAATACGGACTGAACTCATGGATTCGTTGAAGTCTTGCATTGGCCCATTGAGTACACCCATTCTAAAAGGCGCTTGCAGATGGTTGTGTAGGGGGTATGCTGGATCCCCATAGATGCACATTTCTTGACCAGCTGGAGAAAAAGCATGTTGTGCCAAGCTGTCGTACAATCCTGAGACTGCCAACATTCTTGCATCATGCATCCTTCcctctaaaaaaagaaaagttaaCATTAGTAAACTGCATACTTATGAATGCATAAATCACCCTTTACCCTCTAAAAACAGAGGATTGGACATCAAACacccctgtatccacccccTCCAAAGTTTTTGTAAAAAGGGAGTGGGTGGGTTCTTGGTTTTTgtgctgtgtttttttctaaacttgaTATACCATTCACTGATAAAACATACGGATAAATATCTCACCTACTGGTCTAAATAGTTGGCCGATGAGCCCATTGGGCAATGCAACAGACTGGTATTTGAGAGCGTGTACACGCTTGTGTCCGTTGTAAACAACTCTCTGATTCAATCCTGGTCTTGTTATTGGGCGAACTGTCCCATCTACAAAGCCAAAGCAATTATCCAAGGCTGCACCTTTGTTGTGAATTGCATCAGCATATGTTTGCAATGAATTGGGGGACAGGATAAAGTTGTTCCACTCTGTTGTACGGTGGTGGTGAGCATTGTAGATCCATTCAGTCACTTCATTGCAAATCATGCTGAGCTCTGGCACTGATCTACCGAATATGGAAATCATGTCTGACAATCTGCAAGGATAAGCAAACCGCTTCAGCACGACACACAGCCCTTCTGTTGCATCACAAACCGTGCCGTTAACACATGTAAACGTATCTGGCATTTGTAAAGCATCTACGAGCAAaggaatatctctcttttcaaATCTAAAGTCGGCCTTGCACTCAGCGGGATCTTTATTTTCCAGACAAAATTCTTCGTAGTCCCAGTGGCAAAAAGGCAGGTTTTGCGGCGTGTATTCTTCGAAAAGGACAGCAAATTCCTCTTTGTCTATAATTCGTTCTTCCAGGGAGAAGAGCAAAGATTCTTGTACAGCTTTAAACGagttttttgacattttttgaaGCTACCGGAAAAGCAGCTTTTTGTTGACATGTAAAGTAGCGGGCGCGTCGCCTGTTGCATCTAAACTTCAAGTTTCCCGCGTTTGAGACGCGGTCCTCGCTCCATGCCTCCGACGGTCCTGGGGTTTTCCACGTCGCTGCGTTTTCGGTTCTTAAAGTCcctattttatgtatagaactcagatgtgggtattttgttttttttgggggggagctAATTTGaccaaatgcttattttagcatattatgcccttctttttacccctcttgtaccaggtttgattactaggccttggagatTCTAGAAGTATGGgggtgcagtcatagatatcatactgtatggaaaagaaatatttatatttggtgatacttctGGCCCATTTTTTCTCAGTGCCTATTgcacagagtttgtttgttgtcttttttataaaaatggaataaaattgatttgatTTAATAAGGAAATCTGAGAGTTGAAGCTCCCAAATAGCAAGATTTTGTATCTTTGGCCTATAGAATTAaggtttgggtatttgttTGGGAGGTGAGCTTctatgcttggtatattttatgtatagaactcaggttttgGTATTTTTGAGGATGAGCAGGAAGGGGGGCTAATTTAtcaaaaagttcttatttcaaatgtttattttcataTTATGCCCCTCTGCCATTAGATTCTAGAGGGTGCACTGGTTTAAGTGGCTATGCCATGCGCTTACTCAATGAGGAAGATTATAGGAGAATGGGAGTGTAGTCATACcatgggtaccagaggctccaagcttcactagagaagatatcatatggaaaatatctATTCATATTTGGTGACTTCAGGCCCAATTTTTTTCTCATCAGTCTCTATTATATGTgcaaagagttttttttttataaaaaagggaattagattaatttgatttgataggCAAGTCTGAGTGTTGAAGCTCCCTTCTAAAACTATAGTGATAGTAAGAATTTATATGTTTGGGTTATAGAACTAGGTTTTGGTATTtgtttgggaggtaagtttctatgcttggtatattttatgtatagaactcaggtttttttttaggggggggaggggctaatttgacaaaaagtccttattgcaaatgcttattttagcatattatgcccttctttttacccctcttgtaccaggtttgattactaggccttgaagattctaggagtatgggggtgcagtcataggtatcatactgtttgaaaaataaatatttatatttggtgatacttcaggccCATTTTTCCTCAGTGCCTTTTGCACAgagtttgttgtcttttttataaaaatggaataacattgatttgatttaataagcaaatctgagagttaaagctcccttatagcaagattttgtatgcttgggctatagaatttaggtttgggtatttgttTGTGTAGTAAGTTTCTATGTTTGgtttattttatgtatagaactcaggtttgggtatttttgaggATGGGCAGGGAGGGGGGCTAATTTATCAAAAAGTtcttatcgcaaatgcttattttaacatatttatGCACCTCTAGCTAGCATTAGATTTTAGAGGGAGGCACTGGTTTGAGTGGCTATGTAATGCGCTTAATCAATGAGGGCTATTTTATGGTGTGTGCAGACAATTAGGAAAAGGCATGgggtgtaaaattaaaggttgagAAATGAACGGTAAGGGGAGTTAGGTTGTGATGACTGAGGGCATGTCACATAGAGTGTGCTGACGCAGGGCCTTGGAGGTGAGAAggatagagtttttttttataaaagggaataaataaataaaaattgataaGCGAATTTTCCTTCTAAAGCTTCATCTATAGTAATTTTTACGGGACTGGCAAGTTTCAAGCTATTGTATGTTTTAGGAGTAGAACTCGTGTTTGGGTTACATATttgggggaaagggggggggggggtatttatCCTTGGAGTTTGTTATTGTGGTGGTCGAAGGGCAAGACATTTTGGTAAAGAATGAGAAGAAGTGGACCCCAGAGACAAGGGAATGGTAAAATGCTTTTCGGCTAAATGTTTACACGGATTTTCATACTTATTCTTCGGCTTTTTTTCCCTGTTGAAGTATAGACGTTGGGCCTAGATTCGCACTTTCGTTTTCACAATTCAACCTCCGCTCTCCTCAACTTTCACCATACCTTGTGGGCACTCATTTCGGCTTGTGGTGAAGattgttttagtatgccaTGATCCTCATTTATCCTAGTTTAATCCTGT contains:
- the LOC116611814 gene encoding uncharacterized protein LOC116611814, with translation MSKNSFKAVQESLLFSLEERIIDKEEFAVLFEEYTPQNLPFCHWDYEEFCLENKDPAECKADFRFEKRDIPLLVDALQMPDTFTCVNGTVCDATEGLCVVLKRFAYPCRLSDMISIFGRSVPELSMICNEVTEWIYNAHHHRTTEWNNFILSPNSLQTYADAIHNKGAALDNCFGFVDGTVRPITRPGLNQRVVYNGHKRVHALKYQSVALPNGLIGQLFRPVEGRMHDARMLAVSGLYDSLAQHAFSPAGQEMCIYGDPAYPLHNHLQAPFRMGVLNGPMQDFNESMSSVRISVEWLFADIINYFKFLDFKKNLKIGLSDVGKMYMVCALLRNGLTCLYSNTTSEYFGLDPPTLVDYFN